One window of the Manihot esculenta cultivar AM560-2 chromosome 14, M.esculenta_v8, whole genome shotgun sequence genome contains the following:
- the LOC110630991 gene encoding EIN3-binding F-box protein 1: MPALVNYSGDDEFYLGGSFRTNPIDLGQLYSIGAHVDIYSPPCKRARISSPFLYGISDLEQNKRPSIDVLPDECLFEIFRRISGGKERSVCASVSKRWLMLLSSIRRSEICKTNSTASDSEVTVSVSDEIEMVSCDEDGEICSDGYLTRSLEGKKATDMRLAAISVGTSGHGGLGKLFIRGSNSVRGVTNLGLSAIAHGCPSLKALSLWDVPSVGDEGLFEVAEECHLLEKLDLCNCPSISNKGLIAIAENCPNLISLNVESCPKIGNEGLQAIGKFCPKLQSISIKDCPLVGDNGVSSLLSSSTSALSKVKLQALNITDFSLAVIGHYGKAVTNLVLSSLQYVSEKGLWVMGNARGLQKLLSLTVSSCRGITDVSLEAIAKGCANLKHMCLRKCCFVSDNGLVSFVKAAGSLESLQLEECNRVSQSGIVGAVSNCGTKLKALSLVKCVGIRDVPSGMLASSPCSSLRSLSIRNCPGFGSASLALVGKLCPQLQHLDLSGLCAITDAGLLPLLESCEVGLVKVNLSGCMSLTDRVVSSLARLHGGTLELLNLEGCRKITDASLVSIAENCLFLSDLDMSKCTVTDSGIAVLSSADHLNLQVLSLSGCSEVSNKSFPFLKKLGRTLVGLNLQNCNSISSSAAELLVESLWRCDILS; encoded by the exons ATGCCTGCTCTCGTTAACTACAGTG GAGATGATGAATTCTATCTTGGGGGGTCTTTTCGTACAAATCCGATTGACTTGGGTCAGTTATATTCAATTGGCGCTCATGTGGATATATACAGCCCTCCCTGCAAGCGGGCTCGCATTAGTTCCCCATTTCTTTATGGAATCTCCGATCTCGAGCAGAATAAGCGGCCATCAATTGACGTTCTTCCAGATGAATGCCTTTTTGAGATCTTCAGGCGCATCTCTGGAGGCAAAGAGAGGAGTGTCTGTGCTTCTGTCTCCAAGCGCTGGCTGATGCTATTGAGCAGCATTAGGAGGTCTGAAATTTGCAAGACAAATAGCACAGCTTCAGACAGCGAGGTTACAGTCTCTGTTTCTGACGAGATTGAAATGGTTTCTTGTGACGAAGACGGTGAAATTTGCAGTGATGGCTACCTAACAAGGTCTTTGGAAGGAAAGAAAGCAACAGATATGAGACTTGCTGCAATTTCCGTTGGAACTAGTGGCCATGGGGGGCTAGGCAAGCTTTTTATCCGGGGAAGCAACTCAGTTCGTGGAGTTACCAACCTTGGTTTATCAGCAATAGCTCATGGTTGCCCATCTTTGAAGGCTCTTTCTCTGTGGGATGTGCCTTCTGTTGGGGATGAGGGTCTATTTGAGGTGGCCGAAGAATGCCATTTGTTGGAAAAGCTTGATCTATGCAACTGTCCTTCAATTTCCAACAAGGGTTTGATTGCGATTGCTGAGAACTGCCCTAACTTGATCTCTTTGAATGTGGAATCTTGTCCAAAGATTGGTAATGAGGGTTTACAAGCTATTGGAAAGTTTTGCCCCAAGCTGCAGTCCATCTCTATTAAAGACTGCCCTCTCGTTGGAGATAATGGAGTATCAAGTTTATTGTCATCATCTACTTCTGCATTATCTAAAGTAAAGCTTCAGGCGTTGAACATCACAGATTTCTCTCTTGCTGTAATCGGGCACTATGGGAAGGCTGTTACAAATCTTGTTCTCAGCAGTCTACAGTATGTGAGTGAGAAGGGACTTTGGGTCATGGGTAATGCTCGAGGTTTGCAGAAATTGTTGTCTTTGACAGTTTCTTCTTGTCGAGGGATTACAGATGTGAGTCTTGAAGCTATAGCAAAGGGCTGTGCAAATCTGAAGCACATGTGCCTTCGTAAGTGTTGCTTTGTGTCAGACAATGGACTGGTGTCTTTTGTCAAAGCTGCAGGATCTCTGGAGAGCCTGCAATTAGAAGAGTGTAACAGGGTTAGCCAATCAGGGATTGTTGGTGCAGTCTCAAATTGCGGAACAAAGTTGAAGGCTCTTAGCCTTGTAAAGTGCGTGGGAATTAGAGATGTACCATCAGGAATGCTAGCATCCTCTCCTTGTAGCTCTCTTCGATCCCTGTCCATTAGAAACTGCCCAGGATTTGGCAGCGCTAGTTTGGCTTTGGTGGGCAAGTTGTGCCCTCAGCTTCAGCATTTAGATCTCAGTGGCCTCTGTGCAATTACAGATGCAGGGCTTCTCCCACTCTTGGAGAGTTGTGAGGTGGGACTTGTCAAGGTGAATCTTAGTGGCTGCATGAGTTTGACCGACAGAGTAGTTTCATCCCTGGCTAGGCTACATGGTGGAACTCTTGAATTGCTGAATCTAGAAGGTTGCAGGAAGATCACTGATGCCAGTTTGGTGTCAATCGCTGAAAATTGTTTGTTTCTTAGTGATCTTGATATGTCAAAATGCACTGTGACTGATTCTGGAATTGCAGTCCTGTCTAGCGCTGATCACCTCAATCTTCAAGTCCTTTCCCTCTCTGGTTGTTCAGAAGTATCAAATAAGAGCTTCCCTTTCCTAAAGAAATTGGGCAGAACCTTGGTGGGGTTGAATCTTCAAAACTGCAATTCTATCAGCAGCAGCGCAGCTGAGCTGCTTGTGGAGAGCTTGTGGAGATGTGATATCCTCTCTTAA
- the LOC110599714 gene encoding pentatricopeptide repeat-containing protein At1g11710, mitochondrial: MFLSFWLSKRICILNRGFHACQHFTNPSTGDIVFKAICINLKHRRWNILEQMSPSLTSLLVSRVICQFQNSPQLALEFYNWVLEKKSVLQSVESCCNVIHVLVKLKKFDDALSLMRNLMSINGRSHWEVLDALVKTYRMYDSSPAVFDALVRACTQIGATESAYEVIKKLQLEGYWVTIHAWNNFLSHLLKLNEISRFWKVYKEIVSSGYVENIYTFNLIIYALCKESKLLEAMSIFYQSLKHSIWPNVVTFNMIIDGACQMGAMDLALKLISKMEVMSGGTVKPDCVTYNCLINGFCKTGKASMAEKFKNEMMDNDIEPNLRTYATLVDGYSRVGSLEEAFRLCDEMLKKGLLPNSIIYNSIIQWHYIEGDVEGASLLLSDMIDKRIHPDQVTYSILTLGLCRNGYVNEAFKFHNKLLAENLIGDSFSYNILINYLCRSNNLAGAKQLLASMYVRGFVPDVVTFGTLIDWHCKERSIETAVQVYEKMMKAGEKPNLLIYNSVINGLCKKESLDLAGVLKDTLQRMDIFDVITYNTLINGYCKSGKIDEAFALSSEMRNVGILANHVTYNTLINFLCKLGCVQQAKELMKMMILWGLVPNSITYTTLINSCNKNCSPEEVIELHDYMVLKGVVPDKQTYRAIVSPLLQEDGVET, translated from the coding sequence ATGTTTTTAAGCTTCTGGTTATCCAAAAGAATTTGCATCTTAAACCGTGGTTTTCACGCATGTCAGCATTTCACAAACCCTAGTACTGGGGATATTGTTTTCAAAGCAATTTGTATTAATCTCAAACACAGGAGATGGAATATCTTGGAGCAAATGTCACCCAGCCTCACTTCCTTGTTAGTGAGTCGTGTAATTTGCCAGTTTCAAAACTCACCGCAGTTGGCTTTAGAATTTTATAATTGGGTACTAGAGAAAAAGAGTGTTTTGCAATCAGTGGAGTCTTGTTGCAATGTAATTCATGTGCTGGTCAAGTTGAAGAAATTTGATGATGCTTTGTCTCTTATGAGGAACTTAATGAGTATAAATGGGAGATCCCATTGGGAGGTTTTAGATGCATTGGTTAAAACTTATCGAATGTATGATTCAAGTCCGGCTGTTTTTGATGCTTTGGTTCGGGCATGTACTCAAATTGGGGCCACTGAAAGTGCTTATGAAGTGATAAAGAAGCTGCAATTGGAGGGTTATTGGGTGACAATTCATGCTTGGAACAACTTTTTGAGTCATCTCTTGAAGTTGAATGAGATTAGTAGGTTCTGGAAGGTGTACAAGGAAATTGTTTCTAGTGGATatgttgaaaatatatatactttCAATTTGATTATTTATGCTCTTTGTAAGGAATCTAAACTGCTAGAAGCAATGTCGATATTCTATCAAAGCTTGAAGCATAGTATTTGGCCTAATGTTGTTACTTTTAACATGATAATTGATGGTGCTTGCCAGATGGGTGCCATGGATCTTGCCTTGAAGCTCATTAGCAAGATGGAAGTCATGTCAGGGGGAACGGTTAAGCCCGACTGTGTAACTTATAATTGTCTCATCAATGGATTTTGCAAAACTGGCAAAGCGTCTATGgctgaaaaatttaaaaatgaaatgatGGATAATGATATTGAGCCTAATTTGAGGACCTATGCAACCCTAGTAGATGGATATTCCAGAGTGGGGAGTTTGGAGGAGGCATTTAGATTATGTGATGAAATGCTGAAAAAGGGGTTATTACCCAATTCTATCATATACAATTCCATTATCCAGTGGCATTACATTGAAGGAGATGTGGAAGGAGCCTCTTTGCTATTATCTGACATGATTGATAAGCGGATACACCCTGATCAAGTCACATATTCTATTCTCACATTGGGTCTTTGCAGAAATGGTTATGTCAATGAAGCATTTAAATTCCATAATAAGCTTCTTGCAGAGAACCTCATTGGAGATTCATTTTCATACAACATTCTTATCAATTACTTGTGTAGAAGCAATAATTTAGCAGGAGCTAAGCAACTTCTGGCAAGTATGTATGTTCGTGGCTTCGTTCCTGACGTTGTTACATTTGGTACTTTGATAGATTGGCATTGTAAGGAGCGCAGCATTGAAACTGCAGTTCAGGTCTATGAGAAAATGATGAAGGCAGGGGAAAAACCTAATTTGTTAATATACAATTCTGTCATAAATGGTTTATGCAAGAAGGAATCTCTGGATCTTGCAGGAGTTCTGAAAGATACATTACAGAGGATGGATATATTTGATGTCATAACTTATAATACCTTGATAAATGGATATTGCAAAAGTGGGAAGATTGATGAGGCATTCGCTCTGTCTTCAGAAATGAGAAATGTAGGAATTTTGGCAAACCATGTCACCTATAACACACTGATAAACTTTTTGTGCAAGCTTGGTTGTGTTCAACAAGCGAAGGAACTAATGAAGATGATGATCCTTTGGGGTTTGGTTCCCAATTCCATAACATACACAACTCTTATTAACAGTTGCAACAAGAACTGCAGCCCGGAGGAAGTAATTGAATTGCATGATTATATGGTGCTTAAGGGAGTAGTGCCTGATAAACAGACGTACAGGGCCATAGTGAGTCCACTTCTTCAAGAAGATGGTGTGGAGACCTGA